Proteins encoded by one window of Salvia splendens isolate huo1 chromosome 14, SspV2, whole genome shotgun sequence:
- the LOC121763371 gene encoding non-specific lipid-transfer protein 8-like — protein sequence MPSFTQALLFLAVLAAVVAPSRAITCSDVMKDLRPCINYLKSGSGTPPSPCCTGASSLASAATTTADKQTACNCIKNAAKSITIKPELAKALPGNCGISMPFQISPNVDCSKIS from the exons ATGCCTTCTTTCACTCAAGCACTTCTCTTCCTAGCCGTGCTTGCGGCCGTGGTCGCGCCATCACGTGCGATCACATGCAGCGACGTGATGAAGGACTTGAGGCCGTGCATCAACTACCTCAAGAGCGGGAGCGGGACGCCGCCCTCCCCCTGCTGCACCGGCGCCTCCAGCCTGGCTTCAGCCGCCACGACCACGGCCGACAAGCAAACCGCCTGCAACTGCATCAAGAATGCTGCTAAGAGCATCACTATCAAGCCGGAGCTCGCCAAGGCTCTTCCCGGAAACTGTGGGATCTCGATGCCCTTTCAAATCTCTCCTAATGTTGATTGCTCTAA GATAAGTTAA
- the LOC121763370 gene encoding chromo domain protein LHP1-like, translating to MKTGKKRITNSDPVESSPPPSSDLPTADAGDEDSLKTSADSWKRDDAEEPVEEDEADEEDSEGEREYEQDENVPIEEAGGERTKLADGFYELEAVRRKRVRKGQLQYLIKWRGWSEAANTWEPVENLSQCSDVIDAFEESLQTGKSKSARKRKRKAGVATVQTKKKLPHNHHQQQQQRSSTSANYNVPPRVIRIVEEPISFPSLNESSFTNGNDENNVSVTKSVETSKQVNENGGGTGSVTREEDHAQNELDMKLCELKGAMVVNSEDADRVAIASREVQQTGGDTLANGLKKMDIVDAVPVHLGRVTGAKKRKSGVVKRFIKDPVSCSVDGAPNGPPASAALIPINVQKSEFPVSIMSCKSKYEDSKSLCTIIEIVKPVSYKASISENDQEVLVAFEAIRADGTKLIVDNKFLKANNPLLLIDFYEKHLRYNPTSPK from the exons atgaaaacAGGGAAAAAGAGGATTACCAATTCTGACCCCGTTGAGTCGTCACCACCTCCATCCTCCGACCTCCCCACCGCCGACGCCGGCGATGAGGACAGCCTGAAAACTTCAGCTGACAGCTGGAAGCGCGACGATGCGGAGGAGCCCGTCGAAGAGGACGAAGCAGACGAGGAAGATTCCGAAGGTGAGAGAGAGTACGAGCAGGACGAAAACGTTCCAATTGAGGAGGCTGGAGGCGAGAGGACGAAGCTCGCCGATGGATTCTACGAGCTTGAGGCCGTGCGCAGGAAGCGAGTGAGGAAG GGTCAATTGCAGTATCTGATTAAATG gcGAGGCTGGTCGGAGGCAGCGAATACTTGGGAGCCGGTGGAGAATTTGTCGCAGTGCTCCGATGTTATTGATGCATTTGAAGAaag CCTGCAAACTGGGAAGAGTAAGTCGGCACGAAAGAGAAAGCGCAAGGCTGGTGTAGCTACCGTTCAAACCAAGAAAAAGCTGCCTCATAATCATCATCAACAGCAGCAGCAGAGGTCTTCTACATCTGCCAATTATAATGTGCCTCCTCGTGTGATCAGGATTGTGGAGGAGCCCATCTCCTTTCCCTCACTCAATGAATCGAGTTTTACGAATGGGAATGACGAGAATAATGTCAGTGTCACAAAGAGTGTAGAAACCTCCAAGCAAGTAAATGAGAATGGTGGGGGAACGGGTTCTGTTACAAGAGAAGAAGATCATGCGCAAAATGAGTTGGATATGAAACTGTGTGAACTGAAAGGAGCGATGGTGGTAAATTCAGAAGATGCTGACAGAGTTGCTATAGCATCCCGAGAAGTCCAACAAACAGGAGGGGATACCTTGGCGAACGGATTAAAGAAGATGGATATAGTGGATGCAGTGCCAGTCCATTTAGGTCGTGTTACTGGAGCTAAAAAGAGGAAATCTGGTGTCGTCAAGAGGTTCATAAAAGATCCAGTATCATGCTCTGTGGATGGTGCACCAAATGGACCCCCGGCAAGTGCTGCACTCATCCCAATAAATGTTCAAAAATCGGAGTTTCCCGTATCCATCATGAGTTGCAAGAGTAAATATGAGGATTCCAAAAGCTTATGTACCATCATCGAAATTGTCAAGCCTGTAAGCTATAAGGCTTCCATATCTGAGAATGACCAAGAAGTCCTGGTAGCCTTTGAGGCCATAAG GGCTGATGGAACCAAATTAATAGTGGATaacaaatttttgaaagcgAACAATCCACTTTTG CTGATAGACTTTTATGAGAAACATTTACGCTACAACCCGACTTCACCAAAATGA